From Mauremys reevesii isolate NIE-2019 linkage group 10, ASM1616193v1, whole genome shotgun sequence, the proteins below share one genomic window:
- the SNX8 gene encoding sorting nexin-8 isoform X3, whose amino-acid sequence MQTPQGNPLLLSHTLQELLSKDTVQVELIPEKKGLFLKHVEYEVSSKRFKCSVYRRYNDFVVFHEMLLQKFPYRMVPALPPKRMLGADREFIESRRRALKRFINLVARHPPFSEDVLLKLFLSFSGSDVQNKLRELVQGVGDEFMTCQLATRAKDFLPADIQAQFAASRELIRNIYNSFYKLRDRAERIASRAIDNAADLLIFGKELSALGSDTTPLPSWAALNNSTWGTLKQALKGLSVEFALLADKAVQQGKQEESDVVEKLNLFLDLLQSYKDLCERHEKGVLHKHQRALHKYSMMKKQMMSATVQNKEPESVEQLESRIVEQENAIMTMELRNYFSLYCLHQETQLIHIYLPLTSHILGAFVNSQIQGHKEMSKVWNELKPKLSCLFVGPHNMPTPPLSPPEGNFFAN is encoded by the exons ATGCAGACGCCCCAGGGAAACCCGCTGCTGCTTTCCCACACCCTACAAGAGCTGTTGAGCAAGGACACTGTGCAGGTGGAGCTTATACCTGAGAAGAAGGGCCTCTTTCTGAAACATGTGGAGTATGAAGTTTCCAGCAAG CGCTTCAAGTGCTCTGTGTACAGGCGATACAATGACTTTGTGGTATTCCATGAGATGCTGCTTCAGAAGTTCCCATATCGTATGGTGCCTGCACTTCCTCCAAAGAGAATGCTGGGAG CTGACCGAGAATTCATAGAGTCTAGGCGGCGGGCTCTGAAGCGTTTCATTAATCTGGTGGCTCGACATCCCCCTTTCTCAGAAGACGTGCTCCTGAAGCTCTTTCTCTCCTTTAGTGGCTCG GATGTGCAGAACAAGCTGAGGGAGTTGGTCCAAGGTGTGGGAGACGAGTTCATGACTTGTCAACTAGCCACCAGGGCCAAG GACTTCCTCCCAGCCGACATCCAGGCCCAATTTGCTGCCAGTCGAGAGCTTATCCGAAACATCTACAACAGCTTCTACAAACTGCGGGACCGTGCGGAAAGAATAGCTTCCCGAGCCATTGATAATGCCGCAGATCTTCTCATATTTGGAAAGGAACTAAG TGCTTTGGGCTCAGACACTACACCACTTCCCTCCTGGGCTGCTCTGAACAATAGCACGTGGGGGACTCTGAAACAGGCCTTGAAAGGCTTGTCTGTCGAATTTGCGCTGTTGGCCGATAAGGCTGTACAGCAG GGAAAACAGGAAGAGAGTGATGTGGTGGAGAAGCTGAACCTTTTCCTGGATTTACTCCAGTCCTATAAA GATCTGTGTGAGAGGCATGAGAAGGGAGTACTGCACAAACACCAGCGAGCTTTGCACAAGTACAGCATGATGAAGAAGCAGATGATGAGTGCCACTGTGCAGAACAAGGAGCCAGAGTCCGTGGAACAGCTGGAGTCACGAATTGTGGAG CAAGAGAATGCCATCATGACCATGGAGCTGCGGAATTACTTTTCTTTGTACTGCCTGCACCAGGAGACACAGCTAATCCATATCTACCTGCCTCTCACTTCCCACATCTTGGGAGCTTTTGTCAACTCCCAGATCCAGGGCCATAAAGAG
- the SNX8 gene encoding sorting nexin-8 isoform X2, whose product MIISISLKDLAKPPVIEPKDPEQLLMQTPQGNPLLLSHTLQELLSKDTVQVELIPEKKGLFLKHVEYEVSSKRFKCSVYRRYNDFVVFHEMLLQKFPYRMVPALPPKRMLGADREFIESRRRALKRFINLVARHPPFSEDVLLKLFLSFSGSDVQNKLRELVQGVGDEFMTCQLATRAKDFLPADIQAQFAASRELIRNIYNSFYKLRDRAERIASRAIDNAADLLIFGKELSALGSDTTPLPSWAALNNSTWGTLKQALKGLSVEFALLADKAVQQGKQEESDVVEKLNLFLDLLQSYKDLCERHEKGVLHKHQRALHKYSMMKKQMMSATVQNKEPESVEQLESRIVEQENAIMTMELRNYFSLYCLHQETQLIHIYLPLTSHILGAFVNSQIQGHKEMSKVWNELKPKLSCLFVGPHNMPTPPLSPPEGNFFAN is encoded by the exons ATGATCATCTCCATCTCTCTGAAAG aCTTGGCAAAGCCTCCAGTAATTGAGCCAAAGGATCCGGAACAGCTGCTAATGCAGACGCCCCAGGGAAACCCGCTGCTGCTTTCCCACACCCTACAAGAGCTGTTGAGCAAGGACACTGTGCAGGTGGAGCTTATACCTGAGAAGAAGGGCCTCTTTCTGAAACATGTGGAGTATGAAGTTTCCAGCAAG CGCTTCAAGTGCTCTGTGTACAGGCGATACAATGACTTTGTGGTATTCCATGAGATGCTGCTTCAGAAGTTCCCATATCGTATGGTGCCTGCACTTCCTCCAAAGAGAATGCTGGGAG CTGACCGAGAATTCATAGAGTCTAGGCGGCGGGCTCTGAAGCGTTTCATTAATCTGGTGGCTCGACATCCCCCTTTCTCAGAAGACGTGCTCCTGAAGCTCTTTCTCTCCTTTAGTGGCTCG GATGTGCAGAACAAGCTGAGGGAGTTGGTCCAAGGTGTGGGAGACGAGTTCATGACTTGTCAACTAGCCACCAGGGCCAAG GACTTCCTCCCAGCCGACATCCAGGCCCAATTTGCTGCCAGTCGAGAGCTTATCCGAAACATCTACAACAGCTTCTACAAACTGCGGGACCGTGCGGAAAGAATAGCTTCCCGAGCCATTGATAATGCCGCAGATCTTCTCATATTTGGAAAGGAACTAAG TGCTTTGGGCTCAGACACTACACCACTTCCCTCCTGGGCTGCTCTGAACAATAGCACGTGGGGGACTCTGAAACAGGCCTTGAAAGGCTTGTCTGTCGAATTTGCGCTGTTGGCCGATAAGGCTGTACAGCAG GGAAAACAGGAAGAGAGTGATGTGGTGGAGAAGCTGAACCTTTTCCTGGATTTACTCCAGTCCTATAAA GATCTGTGTGAGAGGCATGAGAAGGGAGTACTGCACAAACACCAGCGAGCTTTGCACAAGTACAGCATGATGAAGAAGCAGATGATGAGTGCCACTGTGCAGAACAAGGAGCCAGAGTCCGTGGAACAGCTGGAGTCACGAATTGTGGAG CAAGAGAATGCCATCATGACCATGGAGCTGCGGAATTACTTTTCTTTGTACTGCCTGCACCAGGAGACACAGCTAATCCATATCTACCTGCCTCTCACTTCCCACATCTTGGGAGCTTTTGTCAACTCCCAGATCCAGGGCCATAAAGAG
- the SNX8 gene encoding sorting nexin-8 isoform X1: MTAGEMDGEVPAGSGGAGTDLAKPPVIEPKDPEQLLMQTPQGNPLLLSHTLQELLSKDTVQVELIPEKKGLFLKHVEYEVSSKRFKCSVYRRYNDFVVFHEMLLQKFPYRMVPALPPKRMLGADREFIESRRRALKRFINLVARHPPFSEDVLLKLFLSFSGSDVQNKLRELVQGVGDEFMTCQLATRAKDFLPADIQAQFAASRELIRNIYNSFYKLRDRAERIASRAIDNAADLLIFGKELSALGSDTTPLPSWAALNNSTWGTLKQALKGLSVEFALLADKAVQQGKQEESDVVEKLNLFLDLLQSYKDLCERHEKGVLHKHQRALHKYSMMKKQMMSATVQNKEPESVEQLESRIVEQENAIMTMELRNYFSLYCLHQETQLIHIYLPLTSHILGAFVNSQIQGHKEMSKVWNELKPKLSCLFVGPHNMPTPPLSPPEGNFFAN; encoded by the exons ATGACCGCTGGCGAGATGGACGGGGAGGTGCCCGCAGGCTCGGGGGGAGCTGGCACAG aCTTGGCAAAGCCTCCAGTAATTGAGCCAAAGGATCCGGAACAGCTGCTAATGCAGACGCCCCAGGGAAACCCGCTGCTGCTTTCCCACACCCTACAAGAGCTGTTGAGCAAGGACACTGTGCAGGTGGAGCTTATACCTGAGAAGAAGGGCCTCTTTCTGAAACATGTGGAGTATGAAGTTTCCAGCAAG CGCTTCAAGTGCTCTGTGTACAGGCGATACAATGACTTTGTGGTATTCCATGAGATGCTGCTTCAGAAGTTCCCATATCGTATGGTGCCTGCACTTCCTCCAAAGAGAATGCTGGGAG CTGACCGAGAATTCATAGAGTCTAGGCGGCGGGCTCTGAAGCGTTTCATTAATCTGGTGGCTCGACATCCCCCTTTCTCAGAAGACGTGCTCCTGAAGCTCTTTCTCTCCTTTAGTGGCTCG GATGTGCAGAACAAGCTGAGGGAGTTGGTCCAAGGTGTGGGAGACGAGTTCATGACTTGTCAACTAGCCACCAGGGCCAAG GACTTCCTCCCAGCCGACATCCAGGCCCAATTTGCTGCCAGTCGAGAGCTTATCCGAAACATCTACAACAGCTTCTACAAACTGCGGGACCGTGCGGAAAGAATAGCTTCCCGAGCCATTGATAATGCCGCAGATCTTCTCATATTTGGAAAGGAACTAAG TGCTTTGGGCTCAGACACTACACCACTTCCCTCCTGGGCTGCTCTGAACAATAGCACGTGGGGGACTCTGAAACAGGCCTTGAAAGGCTTGTCTGTCGAATTTGCGCTGTTGGCCGATAAGGCTGTACAGCAG GGAAAACAGGAAGAGAGTGATGTGGTGGAGAAGCTGAACCTTTTCCTGGATTTACTCCAGTCCTATAAA GATCTGTGTGAGAGGCATGAGAAGGGAGTACTGCACAAACACCAGCGAGCTTTGCACAAGTACAGCATGATGAAGAAGCAGATGATGAGTGCCACTGTGCAGAACAAGGAGCCAGAGTCCGTGGAACAGCTGGAGTCACGAATTGTGGAG CAAGAGAATGCCATCATGACCATGGAGCTGCGGAATTACTTTTCTTTGTACTGCCTGCACCAGGAGACACAGCTAATCCATATCTACCTGCCTCTCACTTCCCACATCTTGGGAGCTTTTGTCAACTCCCAGATCCAGGGCCATAAAGAG